Proteins encoded together in one Kutzneria kofuensis window:
- a CDS encoding class I SAM-dependent methyltransferase: protein MDADIRSKVETNRRNWEARTPVHLASRFYDVHNDTDRLAPFEWAELGDVAGLRIAHLQCHLGTDTRCLARAGAKMTGLDFSESSVAAARELAGDLDITYVQSDVHDAVEALGGGFDLVYTGKGSLMWLPDLYRWAEIVRDLLAPGGRLYLVEFHPLAWMLNQDFEIVGNYLPEATSYDSSRTYTDGPELAADTVNYQWNHSLGELVTTLNRAGLRVTELHEHPVLAWDQWPGMERDPVTGWWRLPAHRPKIPLTYSLTAVR, encoded by the coding sequence GTGGATGCCGACATTCGGAGCAAGGTCGAGACCAATCGCCGCAACTGGGAAGCTCGGACCCCGGTGCACCTGGCGAGCCGGTTCTACGACGTGCACAACGACACCGACCGGCTGGCCCCGTTCGAGTGGGCGGAGCTGGGGGACGTCGCCGGGCTGAGGATCGCGCACCTGCAGTGCCATCTCGGCACGGACACCCGCTGCCTGGCCCGGGCCGGGGCGAAGATGACCGGCCTGGACTTCAGCGAGTCCTCGGTCGCGGCGGCCCGGGAGCTGGCTGGCGACCTCGACATCACCTACGTGCAGTCCGACGTGCACGACGCCGTCGAGGCGCTGGGCGGCGGCTTCGACCTGGTCTACACCGGCAAGGGTTCGCTGATGTGGCTGCCGGACCTGTACCGCTGGGCCGAGATCGTGCGGGACCTGCTCGCCCCGGGCGGACGGCTGTACCTGGTGGAGTTCCATCCCCTGGCCTGGATGCTCAACCAGGACTTCGAGATCGTGGGCAACTACCTGCCCGAGGCCACCAGCTACGACTCGTCGCGCACCTACACCGACGGTCCCGAGCTGGCCGCCGACACCGTGAACTATCAGTGGAACCATTCGCTCGGCGAGCTCGTGACGACGCTCAACCGGGCCGGCCTCCGCGTCACCGAGCTGCACGAACACCCGGTGCTGGCCTGGGACCAGTGGCCGGGCATGGAGCGGGATCCGGTCACCGGCTGGTGGCGGCTGCCGGCGCACCGGCCCAAGATCCCGCTGACCTACTCCCTGACGGCGGTCCGCTAG
- the ruvB gene encoding Holliday junction branch migration DNA helicase RuvB translates to MSDFEEHGPLSALAEPAERDVESTLRPRRMSEFVGQPRVREQLELVLRGAQMRGQPPDHVLLSGPPGLGKTSLSMIIAAELGSAIRITSGPALERAGDLAAMLSNLVEGDVLFIDEIHRIARPAEEMLYLAMEDFRVDVVVGKGPGATSIPLEIAPFTLVGATTRSGSLTGPLRDRFGFTGHMEFYSPEELEQVLNRSAAILGIDLPGDGAAEIARRSRGTPRIANRLLRRVRDYAEVRANGSISTDVARAALAVYDVDELGLDRLDRAVLNALVRSFNGGPVGVATLAVAVGEEPTTVEEVCEPFLVRAGMLARTPRGRVATAAAWHHMGLTPPEHAPGEPPATAYGR, encoded by the coding sequence ATGAGCGACTTCGAGGAGCACGGGCCGCTGTCCGCGCTCGCCGAACCGGCCGAGCGCGACGTCGAGTCGACGCTGCGGCCGCGCCGGATGTCGGAGTTCGTCGGCCAGCCCCGCGTGCGCGAGCAGCTGGAACTGGTGTTGCGCGGCGCGCAGATGCGCGGCCAGCCGCCGGACCACGTGCTGCTGTCCGGGCCGCCCGGCCTGGGCAAGACCAGCCTCTCCATGATCATCGCCGCCGAGCTGGGCAGCGCCATCCGGATCACCTCGGGCCCGGCGCTGGAGCGGGCCGGCGATCTCGCCGCGATGCTGTCCAACCTGGTCGAGGGCGACGTCCTGTTCATCGACGAGATCCACCGCATCGCCCGCCCGGCCGAGGAGATGCTGTACCTGGCGATGGAGGACTTCCGGGTCGACGTCGTCGTCGGCAAGGGCCCCGGCGCGACCAGCATCCCGCTGGAGATCGCCCCGTTCACGCTGGTCGGCGCGACCACCCGGTCCGGGTCGCTGACCGGCCCGCTGCGCGACCGCTTCGGCTTCACCGGCCACATGGAGTTCTACTCGCCGGAGGAACTGGAGCAGGTGCTCAACCGTTCGGCCGCGATCCTCGGCATCGACCTGCCGGGCGACGGCGCCGCCGAGATCGCGAGGAGGTCCCGGGGCACACCCCGGATCGCCAACCGGCTGCTGCGCCGGGTCCGCGACTACGCCGAGGTGCGCGCGAACGGCTCGATCAGCACCGACGTCGCCCGCGCCGCGCTCGCCGTCTACGACGTGGACGAGCTGGGCCTGGACCGACTGGACCGGGCGGTGCTGAACGCGCTGGTCAGGAGCTTCAACGGGGGACCGGTCGGGGTGGCGACGCTGGCCGTCGCGGTGGGGGAGGAGCCGACCACCGTCGAGGAGGTCTGCGAGCCGTTCCTGGTCCGCGCCGGCATGCTCGCCCGCACTCCGCGGGGACGGGTCGCGACCGCCGCGGCCTGGCACCACATGGGTCTGACGCCGCCGGAGCACGCGCCGGGCGAGCCCCCTGCCACGGCGTATGGGCGATAA
- the ruvA gene encoding Holliday junction branch migration protein RuvA codes for MISSVRGPVLSIGLDHAVIEVGGVGFAVLATPTTLASLRRGDEAQLFTALIVREDSLTLYGFTDPDARQLFGLLLTVSGIGPKIALATLAVLEPDKLRAALAEGNTSMLTQVPGIGRKGAERLIIELRDKVGALTSGTPGPEVGADAELVRAQVTEALLGLGFAAKAAEQAVDAVLAKDGAQNTAAVLRQALTSLGRKR; via the coding sequence GTGATCTCGTCGGTACGTGGGCCGGTGCTGTCCATCGGCCTGGACCATGCCGTCATCGAGGTCGGCGGCGTCGGCTTCGCGGTGCTGGCGACCCCGACGACCCTGGCGAGCCTGCGGCGCGGCGACGAGGCGCAGCTGTTCACGGCGCTGATCGTGCGTGAGGACTCGCTGACCCTGTACGGCTTCACCGACCCGGACGCGCGGCAGCTGTTCGGCCTGCTGCTGACGGTGTCCGGCATCGGCCCGAAGATCGCGCTGGCGACGCTGGCGGTGTTGGAGCCGGACAAGCTGCGGGCGGCGCTGGCGGAGGGCAACACCTCGATGCTCACGCAGGTGCCGGGCATCGGCCGCAAGGGCGCGGAGCGGCTGATCATCGAGCTGCGGGACAAGGTCGGCGCGCTGACCAGCGGCACGCCCGGCCCCGAGGTCGGCGCGGACGCCGAGCTGGTGCGCGCGCAGGTCACGGAGGCGTTGCTGGGCCTGGGCTTCGCGGCGAAGGCGGCGGAGCAGGCGGTGGACGCGGTGCTGGCCAAGGACGGCGCCCAGAACACGGCGGCCGTGCTGCGGCAGGCGCTGACGTCGTTGGGACGTAAGCGATGA
- the ruvC gene encoding crossover junction endodeoxyribonuclease RuvC: protein MRVLGVDPGLTRCGLGVVDGGPGRTVRCVDVGVARTPADEDLAHRLLALSEVVEDWLDRHRPEVVAIERVFSQHNVRTAMGTAQAGGVVALLAAKRGLPVAFHTPSEVKAAVTGSGTADKAQVTTMVTRLLGLAVAPKPADAADALALGICHLWRAPLAARLAQAEARAAELQRRHKARLAEAANRGVAR, encoded by the coding sequence GTGCGGGTGCTGGGTGTCGACCCTGGGCTGACTCGGTGCGGTCTGGGCGTGGTCGACGGCGGGCCGGGACGCACGGTGCGCTGCGTGGACGTGGGCGTGGCCCGGACCCCGGCGGACGAGGACCTCGCCCATCGGCTGCTGGCGCTGTCCGAGGTCGTGGAGGACTGGCTGGATCGCCACCGCCCCGAGGTGGTGGCGATCGAGCGGGTGTTCAGCCAGCACAATGTCCGCACGGCGATGGGCACCGCCCAGGCCGGCGGCGTGGTGGCGTTGCTGGCGGCCAAGCGCGGCCTGCCGGTCGCCTTCCACACGCCGAGCGAGGTGAAGGCGGCGGTCACCGGCTCCGGCACGGCGGACAAGGCGCAGGTCACGACCATGGTGACGCGCCTGCTGGGCCTGGCGGTGGCGCCGAAGCCGGCGGACGCCGCCGACGCGCTGGCGCTCGGCATCTGCCACCTGTGGCGGGCGCCGCTGGCGGCCCGGCTGGCGCAGGCGGAGGCCCGTGCCGCGGAACTGCAACGTCGACACAAGGCCCGGCTGGCCGAGGCCGCGAACAGGGGAGTCGCCCGGTGA